Below is a genomic region from Effusibacillus lacus.
TGGAAATCGTGCCACCCATTCGAGATACAATTCCATAACAAATCGACAAACCCAGTCCCGTTCCTTTTCCAATTTCTTTAGTGGTAAAAAAAGGATCAAATATCTTGGTAAGGTACTCTTTGGGAATTCCGCTTCCATTGTCGTACACGCGGATCACCAATTGATCGCCTGAAGGATATGCTTGAATACCTATAGTTCCGTTAACTGATAAGGCATCTACTGCATTGTTCAACAAATTCACCAGTACCTGCATCAACTGAAGGGAATCCCCTGATATTCTTGGCAGATCCGGATCCCATTCTTTACGGATCTGGAGTCCCTTCTTTTCAAAGCTATGGTTTAACAGAGCCAAGCTTTCTTCTATCACAGTTACAGGATTTATCCATTCCTGTTTCCATTCGGATTTGCGTGAAAAGTTTAAGAGACTTTGGGTAATTTGTTTGGAACGGGCAATATTCTCTTTTATAATTCGCAAATATCGGGAAGCTTCTCCCGAATTCACCACTTCCTCCGGTTCCGCTTGCAGACGATCTTCCAGATCCTCAGTATAAACCTGTATGGTGGCAAGGGGATTGTTTATTTCATGAGCAAATCCAGATGCCATCATTCCCAAAGCGGACAATTTGTCCGCTTGCATAACCATTTCTTCCATCTTGCGCTGTTCAGCCAGTTGAACTCGCAATTGAGCTGTCATTTCGTCAAATGCATTCATCAAACTTCCGAGCTCATCCCTGCGCCCTGTCGCGATTTGGGTGTCAAGAGCGCCACCGCCCACTTTTTGAACGGCCTTTTCCATATATTCAATCGGCTTGGTAAATTGGAGCCCGAAGAAAATACTCACCATCACCACCAAGGAAACAGCCAAAGCGAGGAACCATAAAAGTCTTAGGAGCAGATCCTTAATCGATGAAAAAGCCACAGATACCGGTTGTTCAACCACAACTCCCCATCCCGTTCTCGAAACTTTTCCGTAAACCCCAAGTACTTCCTGTCCAGAATAGCTTTGATACCTGTTGGGCGCAGGCAATTTATTTGGATCATTTGTATAGAGAAAATGCTGAACAGTGAAACTGCTGGTCACATTTGTTCTTTGCAGCACCTGCGTGTGATCATTATGAGCGATCAATTTTCCCGACCGATCCACCAGGAACACGTTCTCCCCCACTCCCGGAGGTTTCGATCCAACCAAATCAAACAAACTGCGCAAGCGGATCTGAACCCCTATTCCGCCCTTGAAGTCACGCCCATCTTCCGAAAAACGAGGCACCGCCATCTTTATATAGGGAACTCCACTTTCTGAAAAATTTACGGGCCCATAGAACACTTTCCCGGCTTTGAGGGTGGAAATCATAGGATCGAAAGCCCATCCCTGTTCCAGCTTTATATTCACTACGTGGAAACGGTTTACAGTTGATCGAACCGTGCCATTCGGCTCGAAAATGACTGCTTCCTCAGCCATTGGAAGATCCCTCAAGATCCGATAGATGTTCATTTTTT
It encodes:
- a CDS encoding sensor histidine kinase, translated to MKDFRIPWWSRIKIRVLVFGIIMSIVPVALSSGYTVFFGLNHLEKNVQNQNKLLVDRIVQEMDSLLIRTEERLRDALFAIETGNKDNLEKMNIYRILRDLPMAEEAVIFEPNGTVRSTVNRFHVVNIKLEQGWAFDPMISTLKAGKVFYGPVNFSESGVPYIKMAVPRFSEDGRDFKGGIGVQIRLRSLFDLVGSKPPGVGENVFLVDRSGKLIAHNDHTQVLQRTNVTSSFTVQHFLYTNDPNKLPAPNRYQSYSGQEVLGVYGKVSRTGWGVVVEQPVSVAFSSIKDLLLRLLWFLALAVSLVVMVSIFFGLQFTKPIEYMEKAVQKVGGGALDTQIATGRRDELGSLMNAFDEMTAQLRVQLAEQRKMEEMVMQADKLSALGMMASGFAHEINNPLATIQVYTEDLEDRLQAEPEEVVNSGEASRYLRIIKENIARSKQITQSLLNFSRKSEWKQEWINPVTVIEESLALLNHSFEKKGLQIRKEWDPDLPRISGDSLQLMQVLVNLLNNAVDALSVNGTIGIQAYPSGDQLVIRVYDNGSGIPKEYLTKIFDPFFTTKEIGKGTGLGLSICYGIVSRMGGTISIQSEEGNGTEVTLSLPIDATQKGGA